In Mongoliitalea daihaiensis, one DNA window encodes the following:
- a CDS encoding carboxypeptidase-like regulatory domain-containing protein → MNTLIRLQGTLFLTICLLYSPILSYAQNFVISGTLKNGLTEDPISNATVTIRETAFYAVSRESGKFEITNVFAGKFVMQIMVPGFETYLNQINVKNDLDLGTIFLYPYGREEKSGDVLQKTIRATNVAQLFATRPNLVGGNSVFGIPPEPKQLIGDYYLDGNWNKASILLYKNAEVIEGYLVRYQINSNNFEIRAEDSDEISTIPGLRIQNLVWVDNEFNIPRFFVNGMDFKDEGSPISGFFEVLVDGKKPLLRRTIATIRESNYNEALMVGERDDKIVKRNQYYYAVGKNIFIIPKKKKQFLEIFGEQSDMIAEFIQKNKINFKEPSALYSIFTHYNSQFEDFEPIGNQLMLN, encoded by the coding sequence ATGAATACTCTAATACGTTTACAAGGTACATTATTTTTAACTATTTGCTTGCTATACTCTCCCATTTTATCATATGCTCAAAATTTTGTGATTTCCGGTACCCTCAAAAATGGGCTTACCGAAGATCCTATTAGCAATGCAACAGTTACTATCCGAGAGACTGCATTCTATGCGGTCAGTAGAGAATCTGGTAAATTTGAAATCACGAATGTCTTCGCAGGAAAGTTTGTCATGCAAATCATGGTTCCAGGATTCGAAACTTATCTCAATCAAATTAATGTTAAAAATGACCTAGACTTGGGAACCATCTTTCTATATCCTTATGGCAGAGAAGAAAAGTCAGGTGATGTTTTGCAAAAAACTATACGGGCGACAAATGTAGCACAGCTATTCGCTACAAGGCCGAATCTAGTAGGTGGAAATTCCGTTTTTGGTATCCCACCTGAACCCAAGCAATTAATTGGAGACTACTACCTAGATGGGAATTGGAATAAGGCCTCTATTCTCCTGTATAAAAATGCCGAAGTGATTGAAGGATATTTGGTACGCTATCAAATCAATTCCAATAATTTTGAGATCCGAGCAGAAGATTCAGACGAAATCAGCACCATTCCAGGTTTACGCATTCAAAATCTGGTATGGGTAGACAATGAGTTCAATATCCCACGATTTTTTGTAAATGGAATGGATTTTAAAGATGAGGGCTCCCCTATATCAGGTTTTTTTGAAGTGTTGGTGGATGGGAAGAAGCCACTGCTGCGACGTACCATTGCTACCATCCGAGAATCCAATTATAACGAAGCTTTGATGGTTGGTGAAAGAGATGATAAAATCGTCAAGAGAAATCAATATTATTACGCAGTAGGTAAAAACATCTTCATCATTCCAAAAAAGAAAAAACAATTCTTGGAAATCTTTGGTGAACAATCGGATATGATCGCTGAATTCATTCAAAAAAATAAAATCAACTTCAAAGAGCCTTCAGCCTTGTATAGTATTTTCACTCATTATAACAGTCAATTTGAAGATTTTGAACCCATCGGTAATCAACTGATGCTTAATTGA